Proteins encoded together in one Temnothorax longispinosus isolate EJ_2023e chromosome 5, Tlon_JGU_v1, whole genome shotgun sequence window:
- the LOC139813452 gene encoding uncharacterized protein codes for MTEILNIGSEPVFDDRIVKIETHTYVQPQDLYTLPCESFLYVEGTLTVTRAADQVDNVVLGTNCVAFMFDEIRYELDGMEIDRCRNVGITSTLKNYVTVSSDRSVILRNAGWEPHNNPNGYFNFCVPLNLLLGFCEDCKRVVINARHKLILIRARNDNNSLVGSLALEPTIKIPTIKIQ; via the exons ATGACTGAAATTCTCAACATCGGAAGCGAGCCGGTCTTTGACGATCGCATCGTCAAGATCGAGACTCACACGTATGTACAACcc caggatCTGTATACGTTGCCGTGCGAAAGTTTTCTCTACGTCGAAGGAACATTGACGGTGACCAGAGCAGCCGACCAAGTCGATAATGTGGTATTGGGTACTAATTGCGTCGCGTTCATGTTCGATGAGATTCGATACGAACTTGACGGTATGGAGATTGATCGTTGCAGAAATGTAGGAATAACCAGCACGTTAAAGAACTACGTTACGGTATCGTCCGACAGAAGCGTGATCCTGCGAAACGCGGGCTGGGAACCACATAATAATCCGAacggatatttcaatttctgcgtACCGCTCAACTTGTTACTGGGATTTTGCGAGGATTGCAAACGCGTGGTGATTAACGCTCGTCACAAATTGATCTTGATACGAGCGCGCAACGACAACAATTCCCTGGTGGGAAGTCTCGCGTTGGAGCCTACTATCAAAATACCTACTATCAAGATACAATAG